The following proteins are co-located in the Panthera tigris isolate Pti1 chromosome F2, P.tigris_Pti1_mat1.1, whole genome shotgun sequence genome:
- the LOC102956599 gene encoding myelin P2 protein, translating to MSNRFLGTWKLVSSENFDDYMKALGVGLATRKLGNLAKPRVIISKKGDIITIRTESTFKNTEISFKLGQEFEETTADNRKTKSTVTLSRGSLNQVQKWDDKETTIKRKLVDGKMVVECKMKGVVCTRIYEKV from the exons ATGAGCAACAGATTCCTGGGCACCTGGAAACTCGTCTCCAGTGAGAACTTTGATGATTACATGAAAGCTCTGG GTGTGGGGTTAGCCACCAGAAAACTGGGAAACTTGGCCAAACCCCGAGTGATCATCAGCAAGAAAGGGGATATTATAACTATAAGAACTGAAAGTACgtttaaaaatacagagatcTCCTTTAAGTTAGGCCAAGAGTTTGAAGAAACCACAGCTGACAACAGGAAAACAAAg AGCACTGTAACCTTGTCAAGAGGCTCATTGAATCAAGTGCAGAAATGGGATGACAAAGagacaacaataaaaagaaagttggTGGATGGGAAAATGGTAGTG gAATGTAAAATGAAGGGCGTGGTCTGCACCAGAATTTATGAGAAGGTCTGA